cccatacaactaaactgcattctcaattatgtttaggcggtttgtctttgacgtatcacaaatagtCCACAGATGGCCGCAGCAAGTGACGGAGTAAAACGAGCGACTGTTAATGAAAGTAACATGGATTAATaatgttattgaaagttacgtggaataataatgttattgaaagttacgtggtataataacgagtataacaagagagaaagtggactaagggtggaggggggggcagATGGTTCAAACAAACAatggactttcccccaggagatcgctgtttCGGTCCTGTGttaaactaaaagtcaacgttcccTTACATAGTCTTCTTAAGccataccataatgtttttGTAGCCtaataaacctaaccaagtagttttgttgcttttttgtttCGTGTAGTGTTGactacatttttaaaactgtttaaaactgggACCGTAATACACGACAAAATACTTCAAATAAGACAGTATGCTTTCAGATTACTtgttatgtacttatcagagatatacttaacaaaaaaatattaatttattaattattatgcttcttacatacagttattaaaattatacttaagtatacttggcttataccatcaagtatacagaaaagtctaaggccctgttcagacctggtattaacatgagtccacagtgatcggatcacaagtggacagctctaagtacgtctgttcacacctggctttAGAATGCTTCTcaacatgcgtcttgagtgtccACTACTACAGCAGCctttgtgacgtaatattacaggaaagtcagtagtaatatcctacatattcgtgaattcgggtacattttattaacatcacaataaaaggttattgtaccggcggtccccggggacctccacGCCACTggcaccgctgcctttgccagacaacagcggggtacagagctccagagagccgggaggagagagagcgagcgggcggtcgggtgtcagctccgtgcaaagcatcAGAACAAAAACAGCGACACATCTCCGATAGtacgataataatgcactttgcgtgcctagtctgatagtctgtagattatgtagcctataaatatgatatattttaataaaatacagttgtaccgacagattacagtagagcacagaggctgtttccatgctgcgaTGCAGAcagtctgcctgtctattcacatgaagAGCGCAGAGACctgcggatcccagcgggatgtcagtagagtaggcggtccttattGTGGTCAGGActcattcactacacactgctaaaagaatgtggtcatatgtggcccagaccacctctgaatgtggtctgaaagatccgatctctaTGTGTCCTCAATgtgtcttgagtgtgttcacacctgtacttaaagctgtccacttgtgatccgatcactgaggaagcatgttaataccaggtctgaacagggcctatgtgtacttggcaagtatacagaaaagtccaagtatacttggcttttactgaaaagtatacagaaaagtataagtatatttggctaagtactataagttaaccTAAAGAAAATGTtcaagtatacttgtagtaaAAAGTATTagactagtagtttactgagagtatactttaaagtgtaaacTAAAAAGGGGGTAACAAGTATATAACTAACAGTATACCCATAAGGTCACTTGTAGTAtaattcatattatagttgcagtacaaaatacaacttggatgtaaactagttgtgtactcaaagactactactcttacatttacTTAAAAGAAtgcttttataaactaaaaagttgGCCAATTTAGTcacaagaagtattgaagtagtgcACAAGTATACTACAAGTACATTGCTATTAGTATACtaattacataaagtatacttgggaaaatatttgaactatacttaagtttacttcataaaataaatttgaagtatacttcttttttataAGGGTTTCCTTCtgaatgtaattgagaatgtagtttagttgtatgggaacgtcattttgtaggagacagggttgccaCAAGACAACTCTGATTGAATTGAAGTCAAAAGGGAAAATGCTCCAACTTCAAGAGTCAATATTCCACAAAAAGTGAGGGTTAAAGATGAATGTCTTGGTGTGAATCCATTAAGGATATTAAGGCAAGTGTTTTGGGGCATATTTGCTTAATTACAGTGTCTCAGTGTATCTTGACATTAGTTCCAGTAGCTGTCAAGATGGCCAGAAGCAGAAAGCCTAAATCCAAGGCTTCAAACTGTCCCTTAGTACTGAAGAAAGACAGATTACGTCCATGTGTTCCTACAGTATATGGATTCAGATCTGTAGAGAAGGCATTGTAGGTTTGGTTATCAACAAACATCCTGAAGAACTCTCCAGTTCAGCACCTTTTAGACCACAAAGATCTGCAACAGCAAAGCTACTAATTCAATGGCAGTATTCTTGCTTCTTTGTCAAGAGAACCTGCCTTTGCTTGTCTCATCTTTGCCTTTCATGGTTTGAGGTCTGCTTTGGACTGTCACATAGCGCAGGCCCCGTCACACTTAATGTGGTACTGTCGGAGGTAGTCCCTGAGctgaggaggcagcagcaggctgTCTATGCCCTGGTAGGTGGTGTGGCTACAGATCACAGCCCTGCACAGGTGCTGGAGGGTGAAAGGGAAGGTCCTCGGCAGCGGCCGGGAAAGGAGGGGCTCGAAGAAGAGGCAGGTGGCCGGGTCACTGTAGTGCCTCAGCAGTCCTGTCACACTGGGATCCCGGTACATGCATGGGTCGCGCACATCAAAGCTGAAACGCTTGTCGTTTTGCTCGATGCGTGCATGCAGGGAGCGGCTGTAGCGTCGGAAGCTAACCGAGAAGAGGAACTCGTCTTGGGCAGAGTCTCGGAGTAGAAACGTCCCCTCTGGTTTgccctccagcagctcctccgcCTCGAAGCGATTCAACACACCCCAGTAACAGGAGCTGTTGTTGATCTGGAGGAGATCCGGGACAAGGATGTAGTCAGTGTGGCCACAGCTGCCCTCTGCTCCCCCATGAGGATAAGAAGGGTCCCAGTCCTCCAGACTGGTGCCTCCAGGACCAGGAGAGCAGCAGATGTCCTCCCAGGAGAGAGGGGTCTGTGGTggggaggtagaggaggatgAGACATTGGGTTTTAGGGGAGCCTCCATATCCTTCAGGGCACTTGGGTGGGTGGCGTTACTTTTTATAAGGTGCCAACATCGGGCCAGTTCAGATTTGGGCGAGAAGGGACACTTGTCCTGCATGAGCTCTGAGACATGGATCTTGCGTTTGGACCAGAAGAGCACAGAGAAGGGTCGCGAGGAGCCCGAtgggtggtggtgatgatggtggtggtgatggtgagaGCGCAGAGGAAAACACTGGCCCACCGCATCCTGAAACTTCTGCCGCAGAGAGCGGCGGGACAAGGCCTTCCGACACACTACATCGATGTCTGCAGACGTCAGTGCGTCCCCGAGAATGCTGCAGctacactttctctctctgcgcCGCCTCGGACAGGATGTTGATCGCACGCATGGCTCCTCCGTCCCCTCCGCCTCCAGCCCTCCGGGACTCGACCCATTGCGAGAGCTCCGGGAACGTTTCTTCCCCCGCCAGACATAACTGTCTGCACTCCAGCTGCGGAGGCCACATTTGGGACGCGTGTCCGAGCCTCGTGGCTTCTTCTCTGACATGGCTGCTCCCTCTTCTTACTCTGTGGCACATTCAAAAACAGTCTGAGTTATAACAGGATTATAGAACCATGACTCATatcatatttaaaatgtattctatTATCAAAAAGTTGTGTAGGGGAGACCGGggcaattgtaaaaaaaattggTTTTGATGTCATTACTCAAAAACCTCTTGAGCTATATGGATACAATTTCTATATACGTAACTTGTATTTGTGTTCTACTTGTTAACAgtcattaaatgtttttaacagCAATGTTAGAGTCACAATATTGATTGAAACACTACAAGTCAAATGTTACATCTGCCCAACGTGCAGGGGCGATTGTAACAGCATACGGGTGCAATTGAAACAAGTAATACCTTCATATAAACACCATGGACCACAATAAACTACCaagaatatacatatatttaaaacaatttaatatccattaaacaattaattactttcttacctcaaaaaaaattctTAGTAGAAAAACTTTGAGATATCAGTTTGTCCTTTGGGAGGCATCATCACAGACCATGCGCATAATGACTTTCATGGTTCTGTCTCATTTTCGATTGGTGCAATTTGATATGTCACATGTCCCCTGTTTAAAGTTTCAATACCACAGAGTTTCAATAGGCTATGTTGATTTTCAGCCAGTATGGCAGTTCTcctgcattatattccatatttgacatttctatatatatctttatatatctatatctcttTTTGTCAAAACCAGATTTTCCAGTTAAGACTATTAGCTGAGATTAAGGTCTATCCGTCTCCCAGGGATCTTGATGCTTTTATTACCTCTCAGTTAGACTACTGTAATTCTTTGTATGTGGGTTTAGAACAGTTGTCTCTTCGCCGGCTGCAGTTAGTACAGATTGCAGCTGCTCGCCTTCTGAccggaaaaagaaaacatgatcaCATGTCACCAGTTCTGGCCTCCCTC
This window of the Sebastes fasciatus isolate fSebFas1 chromosome 2, fSebFas1.pri, whole genome shotgun sequence genome carries:
- the socs4 gene encoding suppressor of cytokine signaling 4, translated to MSEKKPRGSDTRPKCGLRSWSADSYVWRGKKRSRSSRNGSSPGGLEAEGTEEPCVRSTSCPRRRRERKCSCSILGDALTSADIDVVCRKALSRRSLRQKFQDAVGQCFPLRSHHHHHHHHHHPSGSSRPFSVLFWSKRKIHVSELMQDKCPFSPKSELARCWHLIKSNATHPSALKDMEAPLKPNVSSSSTSPPQTPLSWEDICCSPGPGGTSLEDWDPSYPHGGAEGSCGHTDYILVPDLLQINNSSCYWGVLNRFEAEELLEGKPEGTFLLRDSAQDEFLFSVSFRRYSRSLHARIEQNDKRFSFDVRDPCMYRDPSVTGLLRHYSDPATCLFFEPLLSRPLPRTFPFTLQHLCRAVICSHTTYQGIDSLLLPPQLRDYLRQYHIKCDGACAM